A region of Planococcus sp. MSAK28401 DNA encodes the following proteins:
- a CDS encoding ASCH domain-containing protein, with protein MEHKMKLYEEPFRAIQSGKKTVEVRLHDPKRRKLKENDTIEFTKLPGEDEKLTVKITKLCTYPTFREMFEDIPAEKFGFVDNNIEKRVESIHTLYSPTREQEWGSLAIKIELLSS; from the coding sequence ATGGAGCACAAAATGAAACTTTACGAGGAACCTTTCCGGGCAATCCAGTCCGGAAAGAAAACGGTAGAAGTCCGGCTTCATGATCCAAAGAGGCGGAAATTGAAAGAGAACGACACGATAGAATTCACGAAACTGCCCGGCGAAGACGAAAAACTAACGGTGAAAATCACAAAGTTATGCACATATCCGACGTTTCGGGAAATGTTTGAAGACATTCCCGCTGAAAAATTCGGATTTGTGGATAACAATATTGAAAAACGGGTGGAATCCATCCACACCCTCTATTCACCAACGCGTGAACAGGAATGGGGCAGCTTGGCGATTAAAATCGAGCTGCTTTCTTCTTAA
- a CDS encoding GNAT family N-acetyltransferase, producing MEYTMREAKISDYEKLQAIHKEVHAFHVNGRPDIYKEAEKTLDKQYFAQLVESDEGVIYVIENKTEIIGFTILRINESPNRATITKRKYLFMEDLGVNERYRSHGLGRKLFQQAMEFANENDAATLELGVWEFNEDAINFYKSMGMNNQARKMEIRIE from the coding sequence GTGGAATATACAATGAGAGAAGCTAAAATTAGTGATTATGAAAAGCTGCAGGCTATACATAAAGAAGTTCATGCTTTCCATGTGAATGGAAGACCGGATATTTATAAAGAGGCTGAAAAGACATTGGACAAGCAATACTTTGCTCAACTCGTTGAATCGGATGAAGGGGTCATTTATGTTATTGAAAACAAAACCGAAATTATCGGATTTACAATTCTGAGGATCAACGAATCACCGAACCGGGCGACTATTACAAAAAGAAAGTATCTCTTCATGGAGGATTTGGGCGTGAATGAACGATACAGGTCTCATGGTCTCGGGAGAAAATTATTTCAACAAGCCATGGAGTTTGCGAATGAAAATGACGCGGCTACATTGGAACTTGGAGTTTGGGAATTTAACGAAGATGCTATTAATTTCTACAAATCTATGGGGATGAACAATCAGGCAAGAAAAATGGAAATCCGTATTGAGTAA
- a CDS encoding SDR family oxidoreductase produces MKILVTGATGKLGSKVVASLLKQVPASDLAVSVRNPEKAEDLRAQGVDVRHGDFDAPETLDQAFQEIDRLLIISTDGDNETRIRQHENAVHAAERAGVKFIAYTSLANATESQNLMAPPHVATEAAIIKTGIPYTFLRNNWYLENELGSIQAVEAGAPWVTSAGEGKVGWALQQDYADAAVAVLTGSGHENKTYELSGPLLTQEQLASALGDVLDKPVSVKQVSDEEYAEVMKGAGVPDFAIPIVVGIQESIRNGSLEVANSDFEQVLGRPLTPINDGLAQLVSK; encoded by the coding sequence ATGAAAATTTTGGTGACAGGGGCTACAGGAAAACTGGGCTCAAAAGTAGTGGCATCTTTATTGAAACAAGTACCTGCTAGCGATCTTGCGGTAAGTGTCCGTAATCCCGAAAAGGCTGAAGACCTGCGCGCTCAAGGCGTAGACGTTCGCCACGGTGATTTCGATGCTCCGGAAACATTGGATCAAGCTTTTCAAGAAATCGACCGCTTATTGATCATATCAACTGACGGTGACAACGAAACAAGAATCCGCCAGCACGAGAATGCGGTTCACGCCGCTGAGCGCGCAGGCGTTAAATTTATCGCCTATACGAGCCTCGCCAATGCGACAGAAAGCCAAAACCTGATGGCTCCGCCGCACGTAGCCACAGAAGCGGCCATCATCAAAACGGGTATCCCTTATACATTCCTTCGCAATAATTGGTATTTGGAAAACGAACTGGGCAGCATTCAAGCTGTAGAAGCAGGCGCGCCTTGGGTCACTTCGGCTGGTGAAGGAAAAGTCGGCTGGGCTTTACAGCAGGATTATGCCGACGCAGCTGTCGCCGTATTGACTGGCAGCGGCCATGAAAACAAAACTTACGAACTTTCAGGTCCCTTGTTAACACAGGAACAACTAGCTTCAGCACTTGGTGACGTGTTGGATAAACCAGTTTCAGTTAAGCAAGTAAGCGACGAAGAATACGCAGAAGTCATGAAGGGTGCCGGCGTGCCGGACTTCGCCATCCCAATTGTCGTCGGCATCCAGGAAAGCATCCGCAACGGTTCGCTCGAAGTCGCAAACAGCGATTTTGAACAAGTGCTTGGCCGCCCGCTAACACCGATCAACGATGGCCTCGCACAGCTGGTTTCAAAATAA
- a CDS encoding DUF2785 domain-containing protein codes for MAILSNVDPLKADLLKQVLRDTEKRKWREENKSILIKSMMVHIGSPDNELRDGLIYGTFCELVLGDEIEADVLSEMLKSCLNEQMLFKGIGESGTDSVFTRSFTSLLIALILHADNQKDFLSRESIFEVKDQLISYITLEKDLRGFVVDKGWAHSIAHIADAIDELIKNKKITADDYVELANVLWGKIFITDYIYIHDEEERILIPLLETLKQGLPYEVIQGFVENIPVELEKQKDQLAEENYWCLYANCKKFLKSFYVEIDNDPDLLPLQRSIGACLSEI; via the coding sequence ATGGCCATCTTGAGTAATGTAGATCCATTAAAAGCGGATCTGCTAAAACAAGTATTGAGAGATACTGAAAAGAGAAAATGGAGAGAAGAAAATAAATCAATTCTAATAAAATCAATGATGGTGCATATCGGTTCCCCGGATAATGAACTACGCGATGGCCTAATATACGGTACGTTCTGTGAGCTGGTTTTAGGAGATGAAATAGAAGCAGATGTATTGAGCGAGATGCTCAAGTCTTGTTTAAACGAGCAAATGCTGTTCAAAGGGATAGGCGAATCCGGAACAGACAGCGTTTTTACGAGGTCGTTCACCAGTTTATTAATAGCGCTCATTCTGCACGCAGATAACCAGAAAGATTTTCTTTCAAGAGAGTCAATTTTCGAAGTGAAGGATCAATTAATTTCCTATATAACTCTCGAAAAAGACTTGAGGGGATTTGTCGTTGATAAAGGCTGGGCGCATAGTATCGCCCATATTGCGGATGCCATTGATGAACTCATTAAAAATAAAAAAATCACAGCTGATGATTATGTAGAGCTAGCAAATGTCTTATGGGGAAAAATATTTATAACAGACTATATCTATATTCACGACGAAGAAGAAAGGATTCTGATTCCACTATTGGAAACGTTAAAGCAGGGATTGCCATACGAAGTGATACAAGGCTTCGTAGAAAATATTCCTGTGGAATTGGAAAAGCAAAAAGACCAACTAGCAGAAGAAAACTATTGGTGTCTATACGCCAACTGCAAGAAATTCCTAAAAAGTTTCTATGTGGAGATTGATAATGACCCTGACTTACTACCGCTCCAAAGAAGTATAGGGGCTTGCCTGTCAGAAATTTAA
- a CDS encoding histidine phosphatase family protein: MLRLYITRHGETQWNIEKKMQGWQDSPLTAKGIQNALWLSERMEPVDIDVIYASPSGRAQHTAELVRGNKSTEIVFDPKLKEINMGEWEGHNVSAIKARDQASFHTFWNEPASYNPSGGESFPELIERIRTALKEIEAKHSSGNVLIVTHSVVIKALFMIFNDTEIEHFWAPPYIEDTSLTIVEVDDTGYRVSLEGCTLHKENNGERLKL; encoded by the coding sequence ATGCTAAGACTCTACATTACGAGGCACGGAGAAACACAGTGGAATATTGAAAAGAAAATGCAAGGATGGCAGGATTCACCTTTGACAGCCAAAGGAATTCAAAATGCATTATGGCTAAGTGAAAGAATGGAGCCAGTCGATATAGATGTAATTTATGCGAGTCCGAGTGGCAGAGCACAACATACTGCGGAACTGGTTCGTGGAAACAAGTCAACTGAGATTGTATTTGATCCCAAGTTGAAGGAAATCAATATGGGTGAGTGGGAAGGCCACAATGTATCAGCCATTAAAGCACGGGATCAAGCAAGCTTTCATACATTTTGGAATGAACCGGCATCGTATAATCCGAGCGGCGGTGAATCGTTCCCTGAATTAATCGAGAGAATCCGGACGGCTTTAAAAGAAATCGAAGCGAAACATTCTTCTGGCAACGTCTTGATCGTCACGCATTCGGTCGTCATCAAAGCGCTATTCATGATTTTCAACGACACAGAAATCGAACACTTCTGGGCACCGCCGTATATTGAGGACACCAGCCTCACTATCGTAGAAGTCGATGACACAGGCTATCGAGTAAGCTTGGAGGGCTGTACGTTACATAAAGAAAATAACGGTGAGAGATTGAAGCTTTAA
- a CDS encoding glycerol-3-phosphate acyltransferase, with protein sequence MKGMKCLLIVPLLIGAYICGTLNGAYYIDKIHFRKDIRELGSTTAGARNAGRVFGKGAFVGALLIDTIKTVIPLAAGFMLSFSSWMIGILALFVLIGHIWPIQLGYKGGKGIVVYLASVLVIVPVALPFSLFILITAKLLKVSFTNAGLLALIPAPVLLFIQTEWQLACFFSFMLIIVIFAHKRSVFNE encoded by the coding sequence ATGAAAGGGATGAAGTGTTTGCTGATTGTCCCATTGCTAATTGGTGCATACATATGTGGAACGCTAAACGGTGCATATTACATCGATAAAATTCATTTTAGAAAAGACATCAGGGAATTAGGCAGTACTACTGCAGGTGCACGGAATGCTGGGCGCGTATTTGGAAAAGGCGCGTTTGTCGGTGCCTTATTAATCGATACAATCAAAACCGTCATTCCTTTGGCTGCAGGCTTTATGCTTTCGTTTTCTTCTTGGATGATTGGCATACTCGCATTATTCGTTCTGATTGGGCATATTTGGCCTATTCAATTGGGATACAAGGGCGGAAAAGGGATAGTCGTCTATTTGGCATCTGTTTTAGTCATTGTTCCGGTTGCTCTTCCGTTTTCGTTGTTTATTTTAATCACTGCAAAGCTGTTAAAAGTCAGTTTTACAAACGCGGGCTTGCTTGCCCTAATTCCGGCGCCTGTCCTTCTTTTTATACAAACTGAATGGCAACTAGCCTGTTTCTTCAGTTTTATGCTTATTATTGTGATTTTTGCGCATAAAAGGAGTGTCTTCAATGAATGA
- a CDS encoding anion permease — protein MNTQKKGEVNWKLLLICVAIGAVIWFIPAPSGLETDAWHLFSIFVATIVALVIKPIPMGSTAILALTMIALTQILTLEQSLSGFQNTTIWLIVIAFFISRGFIKTGLGTRVSYLFVRLFGKKTLGLSYSMLLSDLILAPAMPSNTARAGGIIFPIIRSLSETYESRVGDGTERRIGAFLVKVSFQGDMITSAMFVTAMAANPLAVQITQEITGVTITWGGWALAALVPGLISLALIPFVIYKLYPPELKETPEASAIAVEKLKEMGPMKKEERYMIGVFVLLLSLWIFGGNFGISATTSAFVGLCVLLLSGVLTWSDIKKEQGAWDTLVWFSVLVMMATYLNELGMIPWFSNLMGDAVGQLSWMMTLVILAIVYFYSHYFFASNTAHVSAMYAAFLSVIVASGAPPLLSALILAFFSNLFSCLTHYGAGPAPVFFGSGYVSQKKWWSLGFIISLIHIVVWFGAGGLWWKALGLW, from the coding sequence ATGAATACTCAAAAAAAAGGAGAAGTGAACTGGAAGTTGCTCTTGATTTGTGTCGCTATCGGGGCGGTTATCTGGTTCATTCCGGCACCTTCTGGATTGGAAACGGATGCCTGGCATTTGTTCAGTATATTTGTGGCGACGATTGTGGCATTGGTGATCAAACCGATACCGATGGGAAGCACGGCGATTCTTGCGCTGACAATGATTGCGCTAACCCAAATCCTTACCTTGGAACAATCGTTAAGCGGATTTCAAAACACGACAATTTGGTTGATTGTCATTGCTTTCTTCATTTCACGAGGATTTATCAAAACCGGCTTGGGGACACGGGTTTCTTATCTGTTTGTCCGGCTGTTCGGCAAGAAAACGCTCGGCTTGTCGTATTCGATGCTGCTGAGTGATTTGATCTTGGCGCCAGCCATGCCATCGAATACCGCACGGGCCGGCGGAATCATTTTCCCGATCATTCGCTCGCTTTCTGAAACATACGAATCGAGAGTCGGAGACGGCACGGAGCGGCGCATTGGGGCATTTTTGGTCAAGGTCTCTTTCCAAGGAGATATGATCACTTCGGCGATGTTCGTCACGGCCATGGCCGCGAACCCGCTCGCTGTCCAGATTACACAGGAAATCACAGGAGTGACAATCACTTGGGGCGGTTGGGCGCTCGCCGCATTAGTGCCTGGTTTGATCAGTTTGGCGCTCATTCCTTTTGTTATTTACAAATTGTATCCGCCTGAATTAAAGGAAACACCGGAAGCCTCTGCGATTGCGGTAGAGAAATTGAAGGAAATGGGACCGATGAAAAAAGAAGAACGCTATATGATCGGCGTCTTCGTCCTGCTGTTATCGCTATGGATTTTTGGCGGAAACTTCGGTATCAGTGCGACGACCAGTGCGTTCGTCGGGCTTTGTGTGCTGCTGCTCAGCGGCGTATTGACCTGGTCGGATATCAAGAAAGAACAAGGTGCCTGGGATACGCTCGTCTGGTTCTCAGTGCTCGTCATGATGGCGACGTATTTGAACGAATTAGGCATGATTCCTTGGTTTAGCAACTTGATGGGGGATGCAGTTGGCCAACTATCTTGGATGATGACCTTAGTAATCCTGGCGATTGTCTATTTTTACTCTCATTACTTCTTTGCCAGCAACACAGCTCACGTCAGCGCGATGTATGCGGCGTTCTTGTCGGTCATCGTCGCTTCGGGCGCACCACCGCTATTGTCCGCACTGATTCTCGCGTTCTTCTCGAACTTGTTCAGCTGCTTGACGCATTATGGTGCTGGCCCGGCTCCGGTCTTTTTCGGAAGCGGCTATGTCAGTCAGAAAAAATGGTGGAGCCTTGGGTTCATCATTTCCCTCATCCACATTGTGGTCTGGTTTGGTGCAGGCGGCCTGTGGTGGAAAGCGCTTGGACTTTGGTAA
- a CDS encoding GNAT family N-acetyltransferase: MVEIKGRKIKLIENTAENLDELYFWRFEEKEQEAKKWNGPYIPEEHMSKEQHREKWLSDEEIAVGVPTSLMIMADEKVIGYVGAYWVDQNTNWLETGIVIYDKNYWNGGYGREAYTLWIDFLFESTDLHRLGMSTWSGNERMMKVAEKIGMKEEARIRKARMVEGQYFDAIKMGMLREEWEK, from the coding sequence ATGGTTGAAATTAAAGGAAGAAAAATTAAGTTAATCGAAAATACAGCAGAGAACTTGGATGAATTATATTTTTGGCGGTTCGAGGAAAAAGAGCAGGAAGCGAAAAAGTGGAATGGGCCGTATATTCCTGAAGAACATATGAGCAAAGAACAGCACAGGGAAAAATGGCTCAGTGATGAGGAGATTGCTGTGGGTGTTCCGACATCTCTTATGATTATGGCAGACGAAAAAGTGATCGGGTACGTAGGAGCATATTGGGTGGACCAGAACACGAATTGGCTCGAAACAGGAATCGTCATCTATGATAAAAATTATTGGAACGGCGGTTACGGCCGAGAAGCCTATACCTTATGGATCGATTTCCTTTTTGAATCGACGGACTTGCACAGGCTCGGAATGTCGACTTGGTCAGGTAATGAAAGAATGATGAAAGTTGCCGAAAAGATCGGCATGAAAGAAGAGGCGCGCATCCGAAAAGCGCGAATGGTAGAAGGGCAATACTTCGACGCCATCAAGATGGGAATGCTGCGAGAAGAGTGGGAAAAGTAA
- a CDS encoding alpha/beta fold hydrolase, producing the protein MTKQMEDARVDIGGIQLYCKVLGEGTNGPVIVFDSGYGVPTRRWNSIKAEVSSFSKLLIYDRAGLGRSTADARPHHSLQNVANLRSLLQEKEIKPPYILVGHSFGGLNVRLYASMYPDEIAGLILLDSCHEDQNKLMADELSPDMQADYYGQFGAEGTLAEFEESLEQVRKYKTLGDIPLTVVTGGKQPDHTEESWNHWMSFQKDLASLSTNSRHVILEDAGHSVHIDNPKAVVSEIREMVNSLKGPTHLLKRNS; encoded by the coding sequence ATGACGAAGCAGATGGAAGACGCACGCGTTGATATTGGAGGAATTCAGCTTTATTGCAAAGTGTTGGGGGAAGGTACGAACGGTCCTGTAATTGTTTTCGATTCAGGGTATGGGGTGCCCACGAGGAGATGGAATAGCATCAAAGCGGAAGTCTCTTCATTTTCTAAACTGCTCATCTACGACAGAGCTGGCCTTGGGCGCAGTACTGCAGACGCCCGGCCGCACCATAGCCTTCAAAATGTTGCGAATCTGCGCAGCTTGCTTCAAGAAAAGGAAATAAAACCTCCATATATACTAGTCGGCCATTCTTTCGGCGGCTTGAATGTCCGCCTTTACGCAAGCATGTATCCGGACGAAATAGCAGGACTGATTCTTTTGGATTCATGCCACGAAGATCAAAATAAGCTCATGGCCGATGAATTATCTCCTGACATGCAAGCTGATTATTACGGCCAGTTTGGCGCAGAAGGCACTTTAGCGGAATTTGAAGAAAGCTTGGAGCAAGTGCGGAAATACAAAACACTCGGCGACATCCCATTAACCGTCGTGACCGGCGGCAAACAGCCTGACCATACTGAAGAGTCCTGGAATCACTGGATGAGTTTCCAAAAAGATTTAGCCAGTTTGAGCACCAATAGCCGTCACGTCATACTGGAAGATGCGGGACATTCCGTTCATATCGATAATCCCAAAGCGGTCGTCAGTGAAATTCGAGAGATGGTGAACTCCCTGAAGGGTCCAACCCATCTTCTGAAAAGAAATTCTTAA
- a CDS encoding MFS transporter, whose protein sequence is MSGTWGGWKNPSLLLLSLGIAGIGDFIYLVAINIIVYQMTGSAAAVAGLWIVGPIVNILTKFWTGSFIDYRSKKAIIISTYLLRAGFIALIPFAPNVFVVYIFLVFLSIAKSFFGPSSVTYIAMLVPKPKRKRFNSIRSFTSSGAFIIGPAIGGVLILASSLEVTLWINALFFVLAALLVTRLPQVEDIDRTSTPALTVSQVISDFTVVSDFITRNKYVTFIYLGFTAVLIFSFAMDAQEVVFTQQVIGLSELDYSLLISLTGIGSVTGGILLSVFSSKISLKSMMVYGLLMTTIGYVIYAFSWSFASVMAGFLILGFFIVFMNAGLATFYQNNIPVALMGRITSIFQLFQSVLQIVFLLAVGVFADFISLRITIVALALVMLAGAVILAFFVKNRENSKYFEEDDATNEVYV, encoded by the coding sequence TTGAGTGGAACATGGGGAGGTTGGAAAAATCCATCTTTATTATTGCTGTCACTCGGAATCGCCGGAATCGGGGATTTCATCTATTTGGTGGCGATCAATATCATCGTCTATCAGATGACAGGGTCGGCCGCGGCTGTCGCTGGACTTTGGATTGTAGGGCCCATCGTCAATATCCTGACGAAGTTTTGGACGGGCAGTTTTATCGATTACCGAAGCAAAAAAGCAATCATCATTTCTACATATCTGCTGCGGGCCGGGTTCATCGCGTTGATTCCGTTTGCACCGAATGTATTCGTCGTTTATATTTTCCTCGTTTTCTTGAGTATCGCGAAATCCTTTTTCGGCCCTTCCTCTGTGACGTATATCGCGATGCTTGTGCCGAAACCGAAGCGCAAACGTTTCAACTCGATTCGCTCCTTTACATCTTCCGGTGCGTTCATTATCGGGCCGGCAATCGGCGGTGTGCTGATTCTGGCGAGTTCGCTCGAGGTGACCTTGTGGATCAATGCCCTGTTCTTTGTTCTAGCAGCGTTATTGGTCACAAGGCTTCCTCAAGTGGAAGACATCGATCGGACCTCTACTCCAGCATTGACCGTTTCCCAAGTCATCAGCGATTTTACAGTCGTGAGCGATTTTATCACACGAAATAAATACGTCACTTTCATCTATCTGGGTTTTACCGCTGTCCTGATTTTCTCGTTCGCGATGGATGCCCAGGAAGTGGTTTTCACCCAGCAGGTGATCGGCTTGTCGGAACTCGACTATAGCTTGTTGATCAGCCTCACCGGCATCGGGTCGGTGACCGGCGGTATTTTGCTTTCGGTTTTTTCGTCTAAAATTTCATTGAAGTCCATGATGGTCTATGGCTTACTCATGACAACTATTGGCTACGTGATCTATGCGTTTTCTTGGTCCTTTGCCTCGGTCATGGCCGGTTTTTTGATTCTGGGATTTTTTATCGTCTTCATGAACGCTGGACTCGCCACGTTCTATCAGAACAATATTCCGGTGGCGCTGATGGGGCGCATCACCAGTATTTTTCAGCTGTTCCAAAGCGTGCTGCAGATTGTCTTTCTATTGGCTGTCGGTGTATTCGCTGACTTCATTTCATTGCGGATAACGATTGTCGCTTTAGCGCTCGTGATGCTTGCCGGGGCTGTCATACTCGCCTTCTTTGTGAAGAATCGCGAGAACTCTAAGTACTTTGAAGAAGATGATGCTACGAATGAAGTGTATGTCTAA
- a CDS encoding GNAT family N-acetyltransferase: MNEKSSIYYKIADSEEEMEQIHRLNYETFVEEIPQHSKSEDKRLVDRFHEENTYWIAKQDSRLIGMVAIRGIRPFSLDEKLGTVDSYLPDDTKPCEVRLLSVREEYRGKRIFFGLLQQVVGSCLQQGYDCVLISGTVRQARLYQHIGFKPFGPLIGTENAKYQPMLLTKKYFTSAGKLFDQMIQENKQAFSIRLLPGPVSMHPKVQEAWTQPAISHRSEVFCNEIRSLQSELKRLTSARNVQIAIGTGTMANDLIAGQLTRVGGKGLILSNGEFGQRLAKQAMRWQLEFIHSRKRWNEPFSVNEVKELLKQHPEIRWLWTVHCETSTGYLYPLEELKSLCEKEEIRLCLDACSSLGTVQLDLSNVYMASAVSGKGLGSYPGLAMVFHNNTVSPDANLPAYLDLGLYEKSGTVPFTHSSNSVAALRAALDHHRFSDTLLATEIRNGLRDAGLEVLGNDRYLSGILTIALPSGIDARAVGDALKAKGIEISYESDYLLKRNWVQLALMGHLDHQHVKQAVAELREIFMEAQKI, encoded by the coding sequence ATGAATGAAAAATCTTCTATCTACTACAAAATTGCAGATTCTGAAGAAGAGATGGAACAAATCCACCGGTTGAATTATGAAACGTTCGTGGAGGAAATCCCCCAGCATAGTAAGAGCGAAGATAAAAGACTTGTGGACCGTTTTCATGAAGAGAACACCTATTGGATTGCAAAACAGGACAGCCGTTTAATTGGGATGGTAGCGATCCGTGGAATCCGCCCATTTTCTCTAGATGAAAAACTCGGTACTGTAGACAGCTATTTGCCAGATGATACAAAACCATGTGAAGTTCGCTTGCTGTCCGTGCGGGAAGAGTATCGGGGGAAACGGATTTTTTTCGGTCTTCTTCAGCAAGTCGTAGGTTCTTGTTTACAGCAAGGATACGATTGCGTACTCATTTCAGGGACAGTGCGGCAGGCGCGATTATATCAGCACATAGGCTTTAAGCCGTTTGGACCCCTCATTGGCACTGAAAATGCTAAGTACCAGCCTATGCTTTTAACAAAAAAATATTTCACTTCTGCAGGAAAACTTTTTGATCAAATGATACAAGAGAATAAACAAGCGTTTTCGATTCGTCTTTTGCCAGGGCCGGTATCAATGCATCCAAAAGTTCAGGAAGCCTGGACACAGCCGGCTATATCGCATCGGTCAGAAGTTTTTTGCAATGAGATTCGTTCTTTGCAGTCAGAGTTAAAGCGATTAACGAGTGCGCGCAATGTTCAAATTGCTATTGGCACAGGAACAATGGCGAATGATCTTATTGCAGGGCAACTTACTAGAGTTGGTGGCAAAGGACTTATTTTATCTAATGGAGAGTTTGGCCAACGCTTGGCAAAACAAGCAATGCGCTGGCAGTTGGAATTTATTCATAGCCGAAAACGATGGAATGAACCGTTTTCTGTAAATGAAGTGAAAGAGCTATTGAAACAGCATCCGGAGATTCGCTGGTTGTGGACGGTGCATTGCGAAACCTCGACGGGCTATCTTTATCCACTTGAAGAACTGAAGTCATTGTGTGAGAAAGAGGAGATTCGATTGTGCCTGGATGCTTGCAGCAGTTTGGGGACGGTCCAGTTGGACTTGTCGAATGTTTACATGGCGAGTGCCGTTAGCGGAAAAGGATTAGGATCATACCCTGGACTTGCGATGGTTTTTCACAATAATACTGTTTCTCCCGATGCTAATTTGCCGGCATATTTGGATTTGGGCTTATATGAAAAAAGCGGCACGGTGCCGTTCACCCATTCTTCGAATAGCGTAGCCGCGCTTCGCGCAGCACTTGACCATCACCGCTTTTCAGACACTCTCCTCGCAACGGAAATCCGAAACGGGCTGAGAGATGCCGGCTTAGAAGTTTTGGGGAATGACCGGTATTTGTCTGGCATCCTAACGATTGCCTTGCCAAGCGGAATAGACGCCCGGGCTGTGGGCGATGCGCTGAAAGCTAAAGGAATCGAAATTAGCTACGAGAGCGATTATTTATTGAAGCGGAACTGGGTTCAACTAGCTTTGATGGGTCACTTGGACCACCAACACGTCAAACAAGCTGTAGCTGAATTAAGAGAAATATTCATGGAGGCGCAAAAAATATAA
- a CDS encoding class I SAM-dependent methyltransferase yields MKDKIKETFNSLAGAYEHSVDAENLYNSEYERPAMLAQLPKDLSEKRILDAGCAAGWYTEQLVDRGAQVTAVDMSPEMAAATKRRIGDKADVICLDLASTLPFEDGIFDYIVSSLTLHYIEDWDFTFKEFQHILKPGGTLLFSVHHPFTDIKLSREMNYFSTELIVDKWKKAGKVYKVPFFRRPLGDILATTLQHFSMEDVIEPKPTEKFKELDVERYERLMKAPNFLIVKARKQ; encoded by the coding sequence ATGAAAGACAAAATCAAAGAAACCTTTAACAGTCTCGCCGGCGCATACGAACATTCGGTAGACGCGGAAAACTTATACAATAGCGAATACGAAAGGCCGGCTATGCTGGCTCAGCTGCCAAAGGATTTAAGCGAAAAAAGAATATTGGATGCCGGATGCGCAGCGGGTTGGTACACAGAACAATTGGTAGATAGAGGAGCACAAGTAACCGCTGTGGATATGAGTCCGGAAATGGCCGCTGCGACTAAGAGAAGGATCGGAGATAAAGCGGATGTCATCTGTTTGGATTTGGCGTCTACTTTGCCTTTTGAAGATGGGATTTTCGACTATATCGTCAGCTCGTTGACCCTCCATTACATAGAAGACTGGGATTTCACGTTCAAAGAGTTTCAGCACATATTAAAACCTGGAGGCACCCTGCTGTTCTCGGTTCATCATCCGTTCACCGATATCAAACTATCTCGGGAAATGAATTATTTTTCTACCGAACTGATTGTGGACAAATGGAAAAAGGCAGGCAAAGTCTACAAAGTCCCGTTTTTCAGAAGGCCACTTGGCGACATCTTAGCGACAACACTTCAGCATTTCTCGATGGAAGATGTCATCGAACCCAAGCCGACAGAAAAATTCAAAGAGTTGGATGTTGAACGCTATGAACGCTTGATGAAAGCGCCGAACTTTCTGATTGTAAAAGCACGGAAACAATAA
- a CDS encoding Rrf2 family transcriptional regulator: protein MSISSRFSVGIHILALIDLNKETASSSEFIAGSVNTNAAVIRKIMGMLKKAGLIDVQPGVAGAKLSRELSEITLFDIYKAVNVVEENELFSIHDKPHPDCVVGKNIQSTIEPIFMAAQSAMEKVFQNLTLEDIVKDIEAKEHIQ from the coding sequence ATGTCAATCAGCAGTCGATTTTCCGTCGGAATCCACATACTGGCGTTAATTGATTTAAATAAAGAAACCGCCTCATCTTCCGAATTTATCGCCGGCAGTGTCAATACCAATGCAGCGGTCATCAGAAAGATTATGGGAATGCTGAAAAAAGCAGGATTAATCGACGTGCAGCCAGGGGTGGCGGGCGCTAAACTGTCGAGAGAGTTATCGGAGATTACGCTATTTGATATTTACAAGGCAGTGAACGTGGTCGAGGAGAACGAATTATTCAGCATCCACGACAAGCCGCATCCCGATTGCGTAGTCGGCAAAAATATCCAAAGCACCATCGAGCCGATCTTCATGGCCGCCCAGTCGGCGATGGAAAAAGTGTTCCAGAACCTGACGCTTGAGGACATCGTGAAAGATATTGAGGCGAAAGAACATATTCAGTGA